Within the Actinomycetota bacterium genome, the region GCACGGGTCTGCTCGGACGGGTCGAGGACGACGAGCTTGCCGCGGTCCTCGTCCACGAGCGCTACCACGTGAGCAACCGGGATCCCGCGAAGGTGTTCCTCACCCGCACGCTGCCGCGCGCCTTTCCGTATCTGCCCGTGCTCGGCGCGCTCCACGACCGCTACCTCACGTCTCGCGAACTAGCCGCCGACCGCCGGGCCATCGACCGCTGCGGGCCGCGGCCGCTCACTGGCGCGCTGCTCAAGGTCGTCGCCGGGCCCGACTGGGCCGACCTGCGCTCCGCCGCCGCGATCGGCGGCGACGAGGCGCTCGACGCACGCGTGACCCAGCTGGAAAGCCACGCCGAGCCGCCCGCCGCTCCCCTCGGCCGCGCCCGCCTGGCGCTCACCGGGATCGGCGGCGCCTCGCTCGTGTGGTCAGTTGCGGCCACACTCGCGGCATTTGGCGGTCCCGCCCAGCTGATGCGGACGCTGTGCACCGGAGGCTGACCGGTTGACACGTCGGACTACATCTACTACAACTACGTCGTAGCAGTAGTAGACTTCCGACTGGAGGATGCCATGTGTCTGCTGTGCGCCGCCGCCTGCGTTTGGATGATGGTCCGGGGGCACCGTCGGGGTGACTCGAGCTCCAACACCGCCGATGGCGTTCGTGAATCCGCTCAGCTCTGAGCGCCTGGTGAACAGAGCAGCGGCCTCCAAATCCACGGCGACGCGCAGGCCGCCCGTCGGCAAAGGGACGGCGGCGACACCGCCGAACGAGCGGAGGAGTTTGATGTCGGTGGGGAATCGAACGTGAGCCCGTCAACGACAGTCCGGCATCCTCTGTTCGCTCGGATGTACGCCCGCATGGCGAGCACGTTTGAAGCCAAGGGCGGCGCCGAGCACCGCCGCGAGCTGCTCGCCGGCGCGACGGGCAGGGTCATCGAGGTCGGGGCGGGAACCGGCCTCAACTTCGGTCACTACCCGGGCACCGTCACCGAAGTTCTCGCCGTGGAACCCGAGGGTTACTTGCGAGCCCGCGCCGAGGAGGCAGCCCGACGGGCGGCAGTGCCGGTACGCGTGGTCGTTGGCACCGCCGACGCGCTGCCAGCAGACGACGAAAGCTTCGACGTTGCGGTGGCGTCGCTCGTGCTGTG harbors:
- a CDS encoding class I SAM-dependent methyltransferase; its protein translation is MYARMASTFEAKGGAEHRRELLAGATGRVIEVGAGTGLNFGHYPGTVTEVLAVEPEGYLRARAEEAARRAAVPVRVVVGTADALPADDESFDVAVASLVLCSVPDQVSALADIRRVLRPGGELRFYEHVRAQEPRLARIQRRADIIWPLTAGGCHTARVTDDAIEQAGFQIETKRDFIYRPTLITVLVSPHVIGVARRS
- a CDS encoding M56 family metallopeptidase; translated protein: MSVRARIDTANRSFISLLALVIAASLVAGLIGCCVIGVVLYRFGNDGLNAVDKPGTVPALFLLGLLGTGTILGSRTLRRQAAGTARLTRRVRRHTRRPLPTHLAAIASAHDLAGRVDLIDTPEPCSFTYGIVRPRVAVSTGLLGRVEDDELAAVLVHERYHVSNRDPAKVFLTRTLPRAFPYLPVLGALHDRYLTSRELAADRRAIDRCGPRPLTGALLKVVAGPDWADLRSAAAIGGDEALDARVTQLESHAEPPAAPLGRARLALTGIGGASLVWSVAATLAAFGGPAQLMRTLCTGG